Proteins from a genomic interval of Watersipora subatra chromosome 10, tzWatSuba1.1, whole genome shotgun sequence:
- the LOC137406094 gene encoding uncharacterized protein isoform X2 gives MAMNSSTECLVPYTPSEKIRYAGKRLVVQNKSNERAQKKRYQQHTTQYACLMFIGILLLGMMFCLTGIFGFYISHLQEHVGRLEKRIQALERIALEEDIDNLEFEERFKREAGSNDDDDADDDVIEESRHHRISHHGIASHNIAMVYGDPKKIRTEFDAKDSKTAFKRYQRRSVECGANRKLMKNGYDDYWCMSTSNLTLNAMQFSWYNHMYFYFEKASWMNRTKSIENFNLTYDGRIEVKHDGIYIVHASIHFTDVTNRDHPHYGVYKTDSLGNNQQLVSKCMITQGERQTPDDSGVYPCQAWQMIHLKEGEQVFMSIGGYSWFLVEKETFHLALIKLNDYSL, from the exons ATGGCTATGAATAGTTCAACAGAGTGTTTGGTGCCTTACACGCCTTCGGAGAAAATAAGATATGCGGGCAAGCGCCTCGTTGTGCAGAACAAAAGCAATGAAAGAGCTCAGAAAAAGAGATATCAGCAACACACCACGCAATATGCATGCTTGATGTTTATCGGCATTCTGCTTCTTGGAATGATGTTTTGTCTTACTGGTATTTTTGGTTTCTATATCAGCCATCTGCAAGAACATGTCGGCAGATTGGAAAAACGAATCCAGGCACTG GAGAGAATTGCCCTGGAAGAAGACATAGACAACTTGGAGTTTGAAGAAAGGTTCAAAAGAGAGGCCGGCTcgaatgatgatgatgatgctgATGATGATGTGATTGAAGAATCTCGACACCATCGCATTTCTCATCATG GAATTGCTAGTCACAACATTGCAATGGTTTATGGCGATCCTAAGAAAATAAGAACTGAATTCGATGCAAAAG ACTCAAAGACTGCCTTTAAACGCTATCAAAGAAGGAGTGTGGAGTGTGGTGCCAACAGAAAACTGATGAAAAATGGCTATGATGATTACTGGTGCATGAGCACCTCGAACCTGACTTTAAATGCAATGCAGTTTTCTT GGTACAACCACATGTACTTTTACTTTGAGAAGGCTTCATGGATGAACAGAACAAAGTCCATTGAAAACTTCAACCTAACATATGATGGTCGAATCGAGGTCAAACATGATGGAATCTACATTGTTCATGCTAGC ATTCATTTTACGGATGTGACAAACAGAGACCACCCGCACTATGGCGTCTACAAGACTGATTCACTTGGTAATAACCAACAGTTGGTGAGCAAATGTATGATCACTCAAGGAGAAAGACAGACACCTGATGACTCCGGTGTTTATCCATGTCAAGCCTGGCAG ATGATCCATCTCAAGGAAGGAGAGCAAGTGTTTATGAGCATTGGAGGATACAGTTGGTTCCTGGTTGAGAAGGAAACATTCCATCTGGCTCTCATAAAACTTAATGACTACAGCTTATAG
- the LOC137406094 gene encoding uncharacterized protein isoform X1 yields the protein MAMNSSTECLVPYTPSEKIRYAGKRLVVQNKSNERAQKKRYQQHTTQYACLMFIGILLLGMMFCLTGIFGFYISHLQEHVGRLEKRIQALERIALEEDIDNLEFEERFKREAGSNDDDDADDDVIEESRHHRISHHGIASHNIAMVYGDPKKIRTEFDAKEADERQFRVSDDAFEAAKCGTLYERTDKQMWCTTKRNATRRELPKYRTSRYNHMYFYFEKASWMNRTKSIENFNLTYDGRIEVKHDGIYIVHASIHFTDVTNRDHPHYGVYKTDSLGNNQQLVSKCMITQGERQTPDDSGVYPCQAWQMIHLKEGEQVFMSIGGYSWFLVEKETFHLALIKLNDYSL from the exons ATGGCTATGAATAGTTCAACAGAGTGTTTGGTGCCTTACACGCCTTCGGAGAAAATAAGATATGCGGGCAAGCGCCTCGTTGTGCAGAACAAAAGCAATGAAAGAGCTCAGAAAAAGAGATATCAGCAACACACCACGCAATATGCATGCTTGATGTTTATCGGCATTCTGCTTCTTGGAATGATGTTTTGTCTTACTGGTATTTTTGGTTTCTATATCAGCCATCTGCAAGAACATGTCGGCAGATTGGAAAAACGAATCCAGGCACTG GAGAGAATTGCCCTGGAAGAAGACATAGACAACTTGGAGTTTGAAGAAAGGTTCAAAAGAGAGGCCGGCTcgaatgatgatgatgatgctgATGATGATGTGATTGAAGAATCTCGACACCATCGCATTTCTCATCATG GAATTGCTAGTCACAACATTGCAATGGTTTATGGCGATCCTAAGAAAATAAGAACTGAATTCGATGCAAAAG AAGCTGATGAACGACAGTTCCGTGTAAGCGATGATGCATTTGAGGCAGCAAAATGTGGAACTTTGTATGAAAGAACTGACAAGCAGATGTGGTGCACAACGAAACGGAATGCTACACGCAGGGAGCTTCCAAAATACCGAACCAGTA GGTACAACCACATGTACTTTTACTTTGAGAAGGCTTCATGGATGAACAGAACAAAGTCCATTGAAAACTTCAACCTAACATATGATGGTCGAATCGAGGTCAAACATGATGGAATCTACATTGTTCATGCTAGC ATTCATTTTACGGATGTGACAAACAGAGACCACCCGCACTATGGCGTCTACAAGACTGATTCACTTGGTAATAACCAACAGTTGGTGAGCAAATGTATGATCACTCAAGGAGAAAGACAGACACCTGATGACTCCGGTGTTTATCCATGTCAAGCCTGGCAG ATGATCCATCTCAAGGAAGGAGAGCAAGTGTTTATGAGCATTGGAGGATACAGTTGGTTCCTGGTTGAGAAGGAAACATTCCATCTGGCTCTCATAAAACTTAATGACTACAGCTTATAG
- the LOC137406781 gene encoding sericin-2-like — translation MTTLDKCCLVNLSCNKSTGSISNKSTGSISHKSTGIISNQSTGSISNKSTGSISNKLTGSISNKSTGSISNKSTGSISNKSIGSISNMSTGSISNKSTGSISNKSTGSLRTKSTGSISNMLTGRISNKSTGSISNKSTGSISNKSTGSISNKSTGRISNKSTGSISNKSTGSISNKSTGNISNKSTGCISNKSTGRISNKSTRSTSNKSIGSISNKSTGSISSKSTRSISNKSTGSISNKSTRSMSNKSTGSISNKSTRSTSNKSTRSTSNKSIGSISNKSTGSISNKSTRSISKKSTGSISNE, via the exons ATGACCACCTTGGACAAATGCTGCCTCGTTAACCTATCAT GCAACAAGTCGACTGGAAGTATAAGTAACAAATCGACTGGAAGTATAAGTCACAAGTCGACTGGAATTATAAGTAACCAGTCGACTGGAAGTATTAGTAACAAGTCGACTGGAAGTATAAGTAACAAATTGACTGGAAGTATAAGTAACAAGTCGACTGGAAGTATAAGTAACAAGTCGACTGGAAGTATAAGTAACAAGTCGATTGGAAGTATAAGTAACATGTCGACTGGAAGTATAAGTAACAAGTCGACTGGAAGTATAAGTAACAAGTCGACTGGAAGCTTAAGAACCAAGTCGACTGGAAGTATAAGTAACATGTTGACTGGAAGAATAAGTAACAAGTCGACTGGAAGTATAAGTAACAAGTCGACTGGAAGTATAAGTAACAAGTCGACTGGAAGTATAAGTAACAAATCGACTGGACGTATAAGTAACAAGTCGACTGGAAGTATAAGTAACAAGTCGACTGGAAGTATAAGTAACAAGTCGACTGGAAATATAAGTAACAAATCGACTGGATGTATAAGTAACAAATCGACTGGACGTATAAGTAACAAGTCGACTAGAAGTACAAGTAACAAGTCGATTGGAAGTATAAGTAACAAGTCGACTGGAAGTATAAGTAGCAAATCGACTAGAAGTATAAGTAACAAGTCAACTGGAAGTATAAGTAACAAATCGACTAGAAGTATGAGTAACAAGTCAACTGGAAGTATAAGTAACAAGTCGACTAGAAGTACAAGTAACAAGTCGACTAGAAGTACAAGTAACAAGTCGATTGGAAGTATAAGTAACAAGTCGACTGGAAGTATAAGTAACAAATCGACTAGAAGTATAAGTAAAAAGTCAACTGGAAGTATAAGTAACGAGTAG